GAGGCTTGCCTGTGCCGCTTCGAGCGGCTCGACCACGGGTGCCGTCAGCACCATGAGATCGACGCCGAGCCCGAAGCTGAAGTCGTAGTCGAGGCGGTCGAGCTTCTCGGTGAAGAGGCGGGAAAGGTGCCGCACCTCCCGCAAGGGAAAAGACGTGCCGATCTCGGCGCGCTGCGTTGTGCCGTCCGTCCGGTAGAGCGTGAAGACGAGCCGACGCGCACCTTGTCTCTCCGCGGCGAGGCGACGGCAGAGGGTATGGAGCAGTTGTTCGAGCCCGGCGGCGACGTCCTCGCGACGGGCGACCGGTTCGGCGAAGGCGAGGCGAAGACGCCAAGGCTCGTGGTAGAGCCGCGGCGAGATCGGCTCGTCGAGACGACCGAGCGCTCGATCGAGACGGCGGCAAAGATCCAGCCCGAAGCGCCGCGCAAGCGGGGCGCGCGGCAAAGGGTAAAGGGCTTCGATGCGGCGCAGCCCCAGACGCTCGAGTCCCGCCGCCGTCTCGGGCGAAAGCCGTAACGCGGCGACGGGCAGGGCCGCGAGCGCCTGGCGCTGGCCGCCGGGGGGCACCACCAGATCCCCGATGAAGGTGGAGGACGCGAAACGGGCAACCGCCCAAGCGGCCCCGGCCGTGTCTGCGATGGCAGCACGCGCGGAAAAGCCGTTTCGTTCGATCCGTGCAACGATGTCGGCGAGCAGGGCCGCCTCACCGCCGAAAAGGTGTGCACAGCCGCTCACGTCAAGAAAGACCCCGCCGGCCCCGCCCGGCTCCAACGCCTCGGGGGCAGTCCACGGCGTGTAGCGCGTGCACCATTCGGCCAAGTGCGCGAGCGCCTGGCGGTCCGCGCCGAGATCGGCATCGTGCACGCGCAAGGCCGGCTCGAGCGCCCGCGCGTCTGCAAGCGGTTGACCCGGAAAGATCCCCGCCGATTGCGCAGCACGGTCCGCGGCGACGATGACGAGCCGACCGTGGACCTTCTCGATCGTCGCGAGCGGGCTAGACGGCCAGTCGCTCCCCTTGTCGCAAGGGGAAGGGGACGGACGAATCCCGCCCTCGGACGGTGGGACGGCCGGCCGGCGCCTGAGCCGGTCGGTCGCGAAGCTCGGAAGCCATAACGAGACGATGCGTTTCATCGTTCCACTCCAATAGCCATTGACGCGGCACGCCGCCGCGGCAGCGGACAAGCTCGACCCGCCAACGCTCCGCCCCCACGCCGATGCCATAAGGTGCGGGTGCGGAAGGTGCAGCAGCGATGCGCCATGCCGTGACGGCGGCGGAAGGAGCGGATTTGCCTTCGCCCGGTTTCTGTCGGGAAGTCCTGAGCAGGAGTGCTGTCGAACGGCCCGCTTCGGCGGCAAGTTGCAGCCTGCGCGTGGCGGTCAGATCCGCGTCCTGTACCTCGCCTACCACGGCGGCGACCGCACCCGAGCGCAAACCTTCCTCCATGGCCCAAAGCAAATCGGCCTGTGAACGACCACGCACCAGAACGAGCCGGCGCGTGTCGAGCCCGTATCCCGCAAGGCCGGGGCCGTAAAGGCCGTTACCGGGTGCGCACCAGAGCACGCTGCGCGGTCTCGCACCTTCCGCTTCGCCAAGTCGCGCCAGCACGATCGCGACGAAACCGGCCGCCGAGCCATCCACGGGTGCCGCGGCGGTGAGTTCGTGGAGACAAGCGGTCGGCAGCCCATTCCAGGGCAGCACGCGGTCGACGGGCGCCAAGCCGAAAGGTGCTGCGGGTAGAGCGCTTTGCCGGCGATCGATGTCGTTAGCAGTGGCGTGTTGCCAAGTGCCTTCGAGGGCGGCGATGCGGGCTCGCAAAGCCTCGACCGAAACGAGATCGTGGCGATAACTCATGGGCATCTCCAAAGTGGGCTTCTCCACGGAGAGTAAGCGTTCGTGTTTTGTTCGTTCTATCTTTGTTCTAAAGGAACGGCAAGGACAAGTCAAGGGGTAGGGAGGGCTAAACCTGTCGTATTTTTGAGAATTAAACCAATAACTTAAATACGCACCCCGGCCACCCCAATAAACCTCGCCGGTGGCACGCTATAAAAACCGAGTGCTCGATTGAGCCCAGGGCGGCACTCCGCTATGGTCGTGATATGAAGGTAAACGACGTTCCGTATCGCACGATCTGGCTTGCGGAGGATGGCTGGTCGGTCGTCATCATCGACCAAACCAAGCTCCCTCATCTTTTCGAGACAGTGCGGCTCACGACGCTCGCGGATGCGGCCCACGCGATCAAGGACATGCTTGTGCGCGGAGCACCCCTCATCGGGGCCACGGGTGCCTACGGAATGTGCCTTGCCGTTCACGCCGATCCCTCCGACGCGGCACTCGACCTTGCCCACGAAGCACTCCTCAAGACGCGGCCCACGGCGGTCAATCTGCGCTGGGCGCTTGATGACATGCGCGAATACCTTCGCAACGTCAGGCCGGGCGAGCGTGCCGCCGCCGCGTACAAGCGCGCAGCCGCGATCTGCGACGACGACGTTGCGATCAATCGCGCGCTCGGCGGCCACGGCGAGAAGCTCATCCGCAAGGCATGGGAGGAGAAGGGTGAGCATGGACGGGTCAATGTCCTGACCCATTGCAACGCCGGTTGGCTCGCGACGGTCGATTGGGGAACGGCCCTCGCCCCCGTTTACACGGCGCACGAAAACGGCATTCCGCTCCACATCTGGGTCGACGAAACGCGCCCGCGCAATCAAGGCGCCTCCCTCACCGCGTGGGAACTCGGTTGCCACGGGGTCGCGCACACCGTCATCGTCGACAATGCGGGCGGTCACTTAATGCAGCACGGGAAGGTTGACCTTTGCATCGTC
This is a stretch of genomic DNA from Alphaproteobacteria bacterium. It encodes these proteins:
- a CDS encoding DNA polymerase Y family protein, which translates into the protein MRPSPSPCDKGSDWPSSPLATIEKVHGRLVIVAADRAAQSAGIFPGQPLADARALEPALRVHDADLGADRQALAHLAEWCTRYTPWTAPEALEPGGAGGVFLDVSGCAHLFGGEAALLADIVARIERNGFSARAAIADTAGAAWAVARFASSTFIGDLVVPPGGQRQALAALPVAALRLSPETAAGLERLGLRRIEALYPLPRAPLARRFGLDLCRRLDRALGRLDEPISPRLYHEPWRLRLAFAEPVARREDVAAGLEQLLHTLCRRLAAERQGARRLVFTLYRTDGTTQRAEIGTSFPLREVRHLSRLFTEKLDRLDYDFSFGLGVDLMVLTAPVVEPLEAAQASL
- the mtnA gene encoding S-methyl-5-thioribose-1-phosphate isomerase, with the protein product MKVNDVPYRTIWLAEDGWSVVIIDQTKLPHLFETVRLTTLADAAHAIKDMLVRGAPLIGATGAYGMCLAVHADPSDAALDLAHEALLKTRPTAVNLRWALDDMREYLRNVRPGERAAAAYKRAAAICDDDVAINRALGGHGEKLIRKAWEEKGEHGRVNVLTHCNAGWLATVDWGTALAPVYTAHENGIPLHIWVDETRPRNQGASLTAWELGCHGVAHTVIVDNAGGHLMQHGKVDLCIVGTDRTTARGDVCNKIGTYLKALAAKDNGVPFYVALPSPTIDWTIEDGQTIEIEERAPAEVTRIRGKASDG